Proteins from a genomic interval of Candidatus Omnitrophota bacterium:
- a CDS encoding cytochrome c biogenesis protein CcdA, whose amino-acid sequence MHISGNILDYLAVFASGVAVSFTPCVYPVMPLTASFIAAANTSGTRWHGFLISLVYVLGMALVYAALAVFAALTGKIFGQIQNSPAFYWTIGILLIVFAFVMFDKIELPAVGRHVHHKLKPDRWWAVLLFGMTSALVIGPCTAPVLGSLLVYVASKHNIWHGASLMFVFAYGMGFSLILVGTFSGFLSRLPKSGAWLVRVKQISGLILLGAGAYFIYQGIIRSVL is encoded by the coding sequence ATGCACATTTCAGGTAACATCCTGGATTATCTGGCCGTGTTCGCTTCCGGCGTTGCGGTCAGTTTTACCCCTTGCGTGTATCCGGTGATGCCTTTGACCGCCTCTTTCATCGCGGCGGCCAATACCAGCGGTACGCGCTGGCATGGGTTTTTGATTTCCCTCGTGTACGTTTTGGGGATGGCGCTGGTGTATGCCGCCTTGGCGGTATTCGCGGCGCTGACCGGAAAGATCTTCGGGCAGATCCAGAACAGCCCCGCGTTCTATTGGACCATCGGTATCCTGCTCATTGTTTTCGCGTTTGTGATGTTTGACAAGATCGAGCTCCCGGCCGTCGGCCGGCACGTGCATCATAAACTTAAACCGGATCGTTGGTGGGCGGTTCTGCTCTTCGGCATGACCTCCGCCCTGGTCATCGGCCCGTGCACGGCGCCGGTGCTGGGTTCGCTGTTGGTCTACGTCGCCTCCAAACACAATATCTGGCACGGCGCGTCGCTCATGTTCGTTTTTGCTTACGGCATGGGTTTTTCTTTAATTCTCGTCGGGACTTTCAGCGGGTTTTTAAGCCGCTTGCCCAAAAGCGGGGCATGGCTTGTGCGGGTCAAACAGATCTCGGGGCTGATCTTATTGGGAGCGGGGGCCTATTTCATCTATCAAGGAATAATAAGGAGCGTGCTATGA
- a CDS encoding substrate-binding domain-containing protein, giving the protein MTMTKRKPIYVLILPRFEDIFHSFYTGEITKGVNLAASRLNVDFLVHITDRSNHATWLDPTILDRKHVDGILFADIDNDLDMVKRAIMRGMPCLVLNNIIFEPINYIAVNNYKAAVQVVEEFVKLGHTRIATIAGDLSTQAGQSRLDGYTDALKKHDIAVDKSYVKIGGFLRTPARQGAQELLKLKDRPTAIFAASDVMALEAIDVAKSRKITVPGDLSICGFDDNPLNAHSPVKLATVAQPLVEMGRLGLEMLYQISHGKAKLPVKEVLPARFLKAESMAALK; this is encoded by the coding sequence ATGACCATGACTAAACGCAAACCGATCTACGTTTTGATCCTGCCCCGTTTTGAGGATATTTTCCATTCCTTTTATACCGGCGAGATTACCAAGGGCGTCAATCTGGCGGCCAGCCGCCTGAACGTTGACTTTCTGGTGCACATCACCGACCGTTCCAACCACGCGACGTGGCTGGATCCGACCATCCTCGACCGCAAGCACGTCGACGGCATCCTTTTCGCCGACATTGACAATGACCTCGACATGGTCAAGCGCGCCATCATGCGCGGCATGCCGTGTCTGGTCCTGAACAATATCATTTTCGAGCCCATCAATTATATCGCGGTCAATAATTACAAGGCCGCGGTACAGGTGGTGGAAGAATTCGTTAAACTGGGCCACACCAGGATCGCCACCATTGCCGGGGACCTGTCCACCCAGGCCGGCCAGTCCCGTTTGGATGGTTATACCGACGCGCTCAAGAAACATGATATTGCAGTGGACAAAAGTTACGTCAAGATCGGCGGATTTTTAAGGACACCGGCGCGCCAGGGAGCGCAGGAACTTTTGAAGCTCAAGGACCGCCCGACGGCCATTTTTGCCGCCTCCGACGTGATGGCCTTGGAAGCCATCGACGTGGCCAAATCCAGAAAGATCACCGTGCCCGGTGACCTGTCCATTTGCGGTTTTGACGACAATCCTCTGAACGCGCACAGTCCCGTCAAACTCGCCACCGTGGCCCAGCCCTTAGTCGAGATGGGCCGTCTGGGATTGGAAATGCTCTACCAGATCAGCCACGGCAAAGCGAAACTTCCGGTCAAGGAAGTCCTGCCGGCAAGATTTCTCAAGGCGGAATCCATGGCGGCGTTAAAATAA
- a CDS encoding putative PEP-binding protein: MTKKYVYSYGAGKAEAKGEALTKSVLGGKGIGLMEMTAIGISVPAGFTVTVQTCEAYYKLGRKLPQGLEKEVREAVLKLEKAAGKKLGASHDPLLVSVRSGAARSMPGMLETILNLGLNDKSVEGLAKKTDNPRFAYDAYRRFIQMFSSTAMGLSKQPMEDMLNEMKHEIGVKTDPEIPAEKLKELCAQFKAFYKMNKGEDFPQDPWEQLWGAITAVFNSWEAEKSQTYRRVEKITDLKGTAVNVVQMVFGNKGEDSGTGVCFTRDPNTGENTFYGDYLINAQGEDVVAGIRTPLKLSTLRETMPKAYDQLCAVRAILECHYKEMQDLEFTIEDQKLYMLQCRTGKRSPAAAFSIALDQTTKPLLTGRQANDLVKKGYLPKKYAQLALKPVITREQAVSRISSDDIERLFYPVIDTKKISAEELKKIRLGSGINAVPGSAAGKVVFTAAEAEKMGHKGEKVILVRKETSPEDVGGMHAAKGILTATGGKTSHAAVVARGWGKCCIVGCEALNINYEAKSMTVNGKTVKQGDYITLDGSAGKIYSGNLALKEPELPPAYYTILKWADQFRTMNVRTNADTPYDAVNAIKMGAEGIGLCRTEHMFFDTEERRLAIQEMIVAETLDARKIALAKLLPFQTDDFYGIFKAMNGFPVTIRLIDPPLHEFTPKDNAGVEKLSKITGISVEKIKHRCEQLHESNPMLGHRGCRLCITYPEILDMQVTAIIQAAVKCRKEGIKVLPEIMIPLTMDRKEFEIMEQQTRVVAEKLIKQAGVKLPYLVGTMIEIPRAALLADQIAEVAEFFSFGTNDLTQMTLGLSRDDAGRFLPTYVATEKDGGKGIFKDDPFQSLDQDGVGLLVKLGIERGRSTKKDLKVGICGEHGGEAESVKFCHKAGMNYVSCSPYRVPIARLAAAQAALQDQKK; this comes from the coding sequence ATGACAAAAAAGTACGTTTATTCTTACGGCGCCGGCAAAGCAGAAGCCAAAGGCGAGGCATTGACCAAGAGCGTTCTTGGCGGCAAGGGCATCGGCCTCATGGAAATGACGGCGATCGGCATTTCGGTTCCGGCGGGCTTTACGGTCACCGTCCAGACCTGCGAGGCCTATTATAAACTTGGCCGCAAACTTCCTCAGGGCTTGGAAAAAGAAGTGCGCGAGGCCGTGCTTAAACTTGAAAAAGCCGCAGGCAAGAAACTGGGGGCCTCCCATGATCCTTTGCTCGTTTCCGTGCGCTCCGGCGCCGCGCGTTCCATGCCCGGTATGCTGGAGACCATTTTGAACTTGGGGCTCAATGACAAAAGCGTCGAGGGGCTGGCCAAAAAAACAGACAATCCGCGTTTCGCCTATGACGCGTACCGCCGTTTCATCCAGATGTTTTCCAGCACGGCCATGGGGCTTTCCAAGCAGCCCATGGAAGACATGCTCAATGAAATGAAGCATGAGATCGGCGTCAAGACCGACCCTGAAATTCCCGCCGAGAAACTCAAGGAACTTTGCGCGCAGTTCAAGGCCTTTTATAAAATGAACAAAGGGGAGGATTTCCCGCAGGACCCCTGGGAACAATTGTGGGGTGCCATCACGGCTGTCTTTAACAGCTGGGAAGCGGAAAAATCCCAGACCTACCGGCGCGTGGAGAAGATCACAGACCTCAAAGGCACGGCCGTCAACGTCGTGCAAATGGTCTTCGGCAATAAAGGGGAGGACAGCGGGACTGGCGTGTGCTTCACCCGTGACCCCAACACCGGCGAGAATACGTTCTATGGGGATTATCTCATCAATGCCCAGGGCGAGGACGTGGTGGCCGGCATCCGCACGCCGCTCAAACTTTCCACTTTGCGCGAAACGATGCCCAAGGCCTATGACCAGTTGTGCGCGGTGCGTGCCATCCTTGAGTGTCACTATAAGGAAATGCAGGACCTTGAATTCACCATTGAAGACCAGAAATTGTATATGCTGCAGTGCCGGACAGGCAAGCGTTCACCGGCCGCGGCATTCAGCATCGCGTTGGACCAGACGACCAAACCGTTGTTGACCGGCCGCCAGGCCAATGACCTGGTCAAAAAAGGTTATCTGCCCAAGAAATACGCCCAATTGGCCCTTAAGCCGGTCATCACCAGAGAACAGGCGGTCAGCCGCATTTCTTCCGATGATATTGAGCGCCTTTTTTATCCTGTCATCGACACCAAGAAGATCAGCGCCGAAGAGTTAAAGAAAATACGTTTGGGCAGCGGAATCAATGCCGTCCCCGGCTCTGCCGCGGGCAAGGTGGTGTTCACCGCCGCCGAAGCGGAAAAGATGGGGCATAAAGGCGAGAAGGTCATTCTGGTGCGCAAGGAGACCAGTCCCGAGGATGTCGGCGGCATGCACGCGGCCAAAGGCATTTTGACAGCCACCGGCGGCAAGACCAGTCACGCGGCGGTGGTGGCCCGCGGCTGGGGCAAATGCTGTATCGTCGGATGCGAGGCCCTCAACATCAATTATGAAGCCAAATCCATGACCGTTAACGGCAAAACCGTCAAGCAGGGCGATTATATCACCCTTGACGGTTCCGCCGGCAAGATCTACAGCGGTAACCTGGCCTTAAAGGAACCGGAACTTCCCCCGGCGTATTATACGATCCTCAAATGGGCGGACCAATTTCGCACCATGAACGTCCGCACCAACGCGGACACGCCGTATGACGCCGTCAACGCCATCAAGATGGGTGCTGAAGGCATCGGGCTGTGCCGCACCGAGCACATGTTCTTTGACACCGAGGAGCGCCGTCTGGCCATCCAGGAAATGATCGTGGCCGAAACGCTGGATGCCCGCAAGATCGCGCTGGCGAAACTTTTGCCGTTCCAGACCGACGACTTTTACGGCATTTTCAAGGCCATGAACGGTTTTCCGGTGACGATCCGTCTGATCGACCCGCCCCTGCACGAGTTCACGCCCAAAGACAATGCCGGTGTTGAGAAATTGAGCAAGATCACGGGGATATCGGTGGAGAAGATCAAACACCGTTGCGAACAATTGCATGAGTCCAACCCCATGCTGGGCCACCGCGGATGCCGTTTGTGCATCACGTATCCGGAGATCCTGGACATGCAGGTGACGGCCATTATCCAGGCCGCCGTCAAATGCAGAAAAGAGGGCATCAAGGTTTTGCCGGAGATCATGATCCCGCTGACCATGGACAGGAAAGAATTCGAGATCATGGAACAGCAGACCCGTGTGGTGGCCGAGAAACTCATCAAACAGGCCGGCGTGAAACTGCCGTATCTTGTTGGTACAATGATCGAGATCCCGCGCGCGGCCCTGTTGGCCGACCAGATCGCCGAAGTGGCCGAGTTCTTCAGCTTTGGCACCAATGACCTGACCCAGATGACCCTGGGGCTGTCCCGTGACGATGCCGGACGTTTCCTGCCGACCTATGTCGCGACCGAGAAGGACGGCGGCAAGGGCATTTTCAAGGACGATCCGTTCCAAAGTTTAGACCAGGACGGGGTCGGCCTGCTGGTTAAATTGGGCATTGAACGCGGCCGCTCGACGAAAAAAGACCTCAAGGTGGGCATTTGCGGCGAGCATGGCGGTGAGGCGGAGAGTGTCAAGTTTTGCCACAAAGCCGGCATGAATTATGTGTCCTGCTCGCCGTATCGCGTGCCGATCGCGCGTCTGGCTGCCGCTCAAGCGGCCCTGCAGGATCAAAAGAAATAA
- the lpxB gene encoding lipid-A-disaccharide synthase, with the protein MGTPQKHLMIVAGEASGDMRAAGIVRALKLSCPFPLRFSGVGGTHMADCGVELFADIHDLAVIGIGDVIKNFGRIKQIFDRALKHMDKDRPDAVLLVDYPGFNLRLAREIKKRGIKVIYYVSPQVWAWQESRVKAIKTLVDRMLVLFPFEKDIYAKYGMAVDYVGHPLVDEVVLTQPPASIRASLGFKPTEKIIGLLPGSRPQEIERHLPVMIGAAEILAQKDPAYRFLLLKAESIPTTMIERHLRRSKVKVMVHDGPIYDGIGIMDLSIVASGTATLETGLLLKPMVIMYKTTPFTYWLGKMLIKLPFIGLVNVVAGKKVVEEFIQDKATPQNIATAVQKILSSPEIYGRLTNELAVLKASLGAPGASARAARIIQDELA; encoded by the coding sequence ATGGGAACACCGCAAAAACACCTTATGATCGTGGCCGGCGAGGCCTCGGGCGACATGCGCGCCGCGGGCATCGTCAGGGCGCTCAAGCTGTCCTGTCCATTTCCCCTGCGTTTCTCCGGTGTCGGCGGCACGCACATGGCGGACTGCGGGGTCGAACTGTTCGCGGACATCCATGACCTGGCTGTCATCGGTATCGGCGACGTCATCAAAAATTTTGGCCGCATCAAACAGATCTTTGACCGCGCGCTCAAACACATGGACAAGGACAGGCCCGACGCTGTTTTGCTGGTGGATTATCCGGGGTTCAATCTGCGCCTGGCGCGGGAGATCAAAAAACGCGGCATCAAGGTCATCTATTACGTCAGCCCGCAGGTCTGGGCGTGGCAGGAGAGCCGGGTCAAGGCCATCAAGACGCTGGTGGACCGCATGCTGGTCCTTTTTCCTTTTGAAAAGGACATTTACGCCAAATACGGCATGGCGGTGGATTATGTGGGCCACCCGCTTGTTGATGAAGTGGTTTTGACCCAGCCGCCGGCAAGCATCCGGGCCTCTTTAGGATTTAAACCGACGGAGAAGATCATCGGGCTTTTGCCCGGCTCGCGGCCCCAGGAGATCGAACGGCATTTGCCCGTGATGATCGGTGCCGCGGAAATTCTGGCCCAAAAGGATCCGGCCTACCGCTTCCTGCTTTTAAAAGCAGAGTCCATCCCGACGACGATGATCGAACGTCATCTGCGCCGGTCCAAGGTCAAGGTGATGGTGCATGACGGCCCCATCTACGACGGCATCGGCATCATGGATTTAAGCATCGTGGCCTCGGGCACCGCGACGCTGGAAACAGGCCTGCTTTTAAAACCCATGGTCATCATGTACAAAACCACACCCTTCACCTATTGGCTGGGCAAAATGCTCATCAAACTGCCTTTTATCGGATTGGTCAACGTGGTGGCGGGGAAAAAAGTGGTTGAAGAATTCATTCAGGATAAAGCCACACCGCAAAACATCGCAACGGCTGTACAGAAAATCCTGTCCTCCCCCGAGATCTATGGCCGGCTGACCAACGAACTGGCCGTCCTCAAGGCCTCCCTCGGCGCCCCCGGCGCCAGCGCCCGTGCGGCGCGCATTATCCAAGATGAATTGGCCTAA
- a CDS encoding sigma-70 family RNA polymerase sigma factor produces MDPIKAYLKEIKNIPLLTAQEEVDLARLIKKGNKKARERMINSNLRLVISMAKRYVNLGISLSDLIEEGNIGLMRGVDKFDPEKGFRFSTYAAWWIKQGISRAIIDQGKMIRVPVYLNEEIIKYRKMVEKLTHQFKRRPTIAEIAKRMKVTVHKVRDLDGAITKMSSLDAPLGEDGDGKIKDIIEDESFATPDADVELFFTKERARSILESLDERERIIIDMRFGLADGERYTLSKIAKRLGISRERVRQVEELTIQKLRKVLHDKETVEDHP; encoded by the coding sequence ATGGACCCGATCAAAGCGTATTTAAAGGAGATCAAAAATATCCCCCTGCTGACAGCGCAGGAGGAAGTGGACCTGGCGCGCCTGATCAAAAAAGGCAACAAGAAGGCCCGCGAGAGAATGATCAACTCCAATTTACGGCTGGTTATCAGCATGGCCAAGCGTTACGTCAATTTGGGCATCTCTTTAAGCGATCTGATCGAGGAAGGCAATATCGGGCTCATGCGCGGGGTGGACAAGTTTGACCCTGAAAAGGGTTTCCGTTTTTCCACCTACGCGGCCTGGTGGATCAAGCAGGGCATCTCGCGCGCCATCATCGACCAGGGCAAGATGATCCGCGTGCCCGTGTATCTCAACGAGGAGATCATCAAATACCGCAAGATGGTCGAGAAATTGACCCATCAATTCAAACGCCGTCCGACCATCGCCGAGATCGCCAAGCGGATGAAAGTCACCGTCCATAAAGTGCGCGATCTGGACGGGGCCATCACCAAGATGTCCAGTCTGGACGCCCCGCTGGGGGAGGACGGGGACGGGAAGATCAAGGACATCATCGAGGACGAGAGTTTTGCCACCCCTGACGCGGACGTTGAGCTGTTCTTCACCAAGGAGCGCGCGCGTTCCATTTTGGAATCCCTGGACGAACGCGAACGGATCATCATCGACATGCGGTTCGGTTTGGCCGACGGGGAAAGGTACACCCTGTCCAAGATCGCCAAGCGGCTGGGCATCTCGCGCGAGCGCGTGCGCCAGGTGGAAGAATTGACCATACAGAAATTGAGAAAAGTTCTCCATGACAAGGAGACAGTGGAGGATCACCCATGA
- a CDS encoding tetratricopeptide repeat protein: MPKISNSKGPALFLGLALFIFMAAVVRADERSAPATDVYNKAVRLYEKGRWGQAKELFHRYLAEYSDSPLYVTSLYYLGYCYEQLGDAQKAISIYHKVMDEAKGGDAFWGEMAENRTKELEDALKAHTPD, translated from the coding sequence ATGCCGAAAATAAGTAATTCAAAAGGGCCGGCCTTATTTTTAGGACTGGCCCTTTTTATTTTTATGGCTGCCGTTGTCCGGGCGGATGAGCGTTCGGCGCCGGCCACCGACGTGTATAACAAGGCCGTGCGGCTTTATGAGAAGGGCAGGTGGGGCCAGGCCAAGGAACTCTTCCACCGGTACCTCGCCGAATACTCCGACAGCCCTTTGTACGTCACATCTTTGTATTATTTAGGGTATTGTTATGAGCAGTTGGGGGATGCGCAGAAGGCCATTTCGATCTATCACAAGGTCATGGATGAGGCAAAGGGAGGGGACGCGTTCTGGGGGGAGATGGCCGAGAACCGCACCAAAGAATTGGAAGACGCCCTTAAGGCCCATACGCCGGATTAG
- a CDS encoding Gfo/Idh/MocA family oxidoreductase → MRKINIALIGAGYLGQRHLKTLHALRNKAHIVAVCDTDAEKAGAAGRQYHVPHFNNYKDLLGLPLEAVSICTPTVTHTEVARFFLENKVHTFVEKPITYTLKEADTLIALTAKNNLKLQVGHVERFNSAFVAVEPLVKDPLFIECHRLNMFPNRSLDIGVVMDLMIHDIDIILGLVKSPVKDIQAVGVNVLTDREDIANARLTFANGCVCNVTASRISPEVTRKIRMFTKNAYISLDYAKQEANMYTKDERGIHKRGLPIEKEEPLKKELESFLDCVREDRKPVVSGTEAREALQVALAITEKIWEHRKNTL, encoded by the coding sequence ATGCGAAAGATCAATATCGCGCTCATCGGCGCCGGATATCTGGGCCAAAGGCATTTGAAGACGCTGCACGCCCTGCGCAACAAGGCCCATATCGTCGCTGTCTGCGATACTGATGCCGAAAAGGCCGGGGCCGCGGGCCGGCAATACCACGTCCCCCATTTTAACAATTATAAAGATCTGTTGGGCCTGCCTTTGGAAGCGGTGAGCATCTGCACCCCCACCGTCACCCATACCGAGGTTGCCCGGTTCTTTTTAGAGAACAAGGTCCACACCTTTGTTGAAAAACCCATCACCTATACCCTAAAAGAAGCCGACACCCTCATTGCTTTGACGGCGAAGAACAACTTGAAACTGCAGGTCGGGCATGTGGAGCGGTTCAATTCCGCGTTCGTGGCCGTCGAGCCCTTGGTCAAGGATCCGCTTTTTATTGAATGCCACCGTTTGAACATGTTCCCCAACCGCTCTTTGGACATCGGGGTGGTGATGGACCTGATGATCCACGACATTGACATCATTTTGGGTCTGGTCAAATCGCCGGTCAAGGACATCCAGGCGGTCGGCGTCAATGTGCTCACCGACCGGGAAGACATCGCCAACGCGCGGCTCACCTTTGCCAACGGGTGCGTATGCAATGTGACCGCAAGCCGTATTTCACCCGAGGTCACGCGCAAGATCCGCATGTTCACCAAAAATGCCTATATCTCCCTGGACTATGCCAAACAGGAAGCGAACATGTATACCAAGGACGAACGCGGCATCCACAAACGCGGCCTGCCCATCGAAAAAGAAGAACCGCTGAAAAAAGAACTTGAATCCTTCCTCGACTGCGTGCGCGAAGACCGCAAACCCGTGGTCAGCGGCACCGAAGCCAGAGAAGCCCTCCAGGTGGCCCTGGCCATCACCGAAAAAATATGGGAACACCGCAAAAACACCTTATGA
- a CDS encoding adenine phosphoribosyltransferase, producing the protein MKVADLKKHIRDIPDFPQEGIIFKDISTLLKNKEAFRKSIDELARKFGKERIDYVVGVEARGFIFGAALAYKLGVGFIPVRKKGKLPYKTKSVTYKLEYGTDTLEIHEDALAPKARVLIVDDLLATGGTIKAVVDLIIAQKARIVGVAFLVELRFLKGKERLKDLPIYSVIQY; encoded by the coding sequence ATGAAAGTTGCCGATTTAAAAAAACACATCCGCGACATCCCTGATTTCCCGCAAGAGGGGATCATTTTCAAGGACATTTCCACACTCCTCAAGAACAAGGAGGCATTCCGGAAATCCATTGACGAGCTGGCGCGCAAGTTCGGCAAAGAGCGCATTGATTATGTCGTCGGGGTGGAGGCGCGCGGTTTTATTTTCGGGGCGGCACTGGCTTATAAACTGGGTGTCGGTTTCATCCCGGTGCGCAAAAAAGGCAAGCTTCCTTATAAAACCAAAAGCGTCACCTACAAACTCGAATACGGCACCGACACTTTGGAGATCCACGAGGACGCCCTGGCGCCCAAGGCCAGGGTCCTGATCGTGGATGATCTTCTGGCTACCGGCGGCACGATCAAAGCCGTGGTCGACCTGATCATCGCCCAGAAGGCCAGGATCGTCGGCGTGGCGTTCCTGGTGGAATTGCGGTTCCTCAAAGGCAAAGAACGCCTTAAAGACCTGCCCATTTATTCCGTTATTCAATACTGA
- a CDS encoding tetratricopeptide repeat protein, with the protein MILFNCFVHIAVTLMVLGIALRRGFAMPAALLAAVLFAVHPGKAEMLLGMPLVLPASAAAWLWAMAAGIKQWAFPVDMSLVHPLPQALVSFAHLSPADAVVINVGRLMYVPSIFLSLAAAALIARLYRFLAGQEAIIRYLFVAAVFILLTGLVTLSYAQVSLGLDPVRLWQYQARLSAHPIVLDNLAAATRALPEYQKARDYADNNVAPDKDTLEMINAVEKIYLKAVSMDPGYGQACYDLADFYAELGRWQDAVAWYGKTLAVDPGRQEVYFALGRAYQRMGKPQEAVTVFNRLLAAFPDDEKAMARVIDAYNVASDDPQSSVYREKREEVLAAYEQWAKRKKYGAVDFFNLGFLYEQVGGREEAVRFYRKALELKGDYDKPLYRLAGLYRQAGDLKTALALYERLVRSHPKFANGYLNIGIIYNALGDADRARYLYQKTVDLDPANADGYFNLGYLSEARGDLKEAIAFYEKTVEADPKYAEAYYNMGNVYAVLTQYAEAMAAYLKTVAINPDHQNAYVNLSILSFKSRDFQGARRYLEEARLLGYNPPESYLKSLEPYKNKK; encoded by the coding sequence ATGATTTTGTTCAATTGTTTTGTCCATATCGCGGTGACGCTGATGGTCTTGGGCATCGCCTTGCGCCGGGGTTTCGCGATGCCGGCAGCGTTGCTGGCCGCTGTATTGTTCGCCGTGCATCCGGGAAAAGCAGAAATGCTTTTGGGGATGCCTCTGGTCCTTCCGGCATCAGCGGCGGCATGGCTGTGGGCAATGGCCGCGGGAATAAAACAATGGGCGTTCCCGGTGGACATGTCCTTGGTCCATCCTTTGCCGCAAGCGCTGGTGTCTTTTGCGCATTTAAGTCCCGCGGATGCGGTCGTTATTAATGTGGGACGGCTGATGTATGTGCCGTCCATTTTTTTATCTTTGGCCGCGGCCGCGCTCATCGCGCGCCTGTACCGGTTTTTGGCCGGGCAGGAGGCGATCATCCGGTATTTGTTCGTCGCGGCCGTCTTCATCTTATTGACGGGGCTTGTGACTTTGTCCTACGCGCAGGTTTCTCTGGGACTGGATCCCGTGCGTTTATGGCAGTATCAGGCCCGCCTGTCGGCGCACCCGATCGTTCTTGACAATTTGGCCGCGGCCACCCGGGCTTTGCCGGAATACCAAAAAGCACGGGACTACGCGGACAATAACGTCGCTCCCGACAAGGACACGCTCGAGATGATCAATGCCGTCGAGAAAATATACCTTAAAGCCGTGTCCATGGACCCTGGTTACGGGCAGGCGTGTTATGATCTGGCCGACTTTTACGCCGAATTAGGGCGCTGGCAGGATGCCGTGGCCTGGTATGGCAAAACGCTTGCCGTTGACCCCGGACGGCAGGAGGTGTATTTCGCCTTGGGCCGCGCGTATCAGCGCATGGGCAAGCCGCAGGAGGCGGTCACTGTTTTTAACCGCCTTCTCGCCGCTTTTCCCGACGACGAAAAAGCCATGGCCCGGGTCATTGACGCTTACAATGTCGCTTCCGACGACCCGCAGTCATCCGTGTACCGGGAAAAAAGGGAAGAGGTCCTGGCCGCCTACGAGCAATGGGCCAAGCGCAAGAAATACGGGGCCGTGGATTTTTTTAATTTGGGATTCCTGTACGAGCAGGTCGGCGGGCGGGAAGAGGCCGTGCGTTTTTACCGCAAGGCCCTGGAACTCAAAGGCGATTATGACAAACCGCTGTACCGTCTGGCCGGCTTGTACAGACAGGCCGGCGATCTGAAGACCGCTTTGGCATTGTATGAGCGTCTGGTCCGTTCTCATCCTAAGTTTGCCAACGGATATTTGAACATCGGTATCATTTATAATGCCCTGGGTGACGCGGACAGGGCCCGGTATCTGTATCAGAAGACCGTGGACCTGGACCCTGCCAACGCCGACGGGTATTTTAACCTCGGTTATTTGAGCGAGGCCAGGGGGGACCTCAAAGAGGCCATTGCTTTCTACGAAAAGACGGTCGAGGCGGACCCCAAATATGCCGAGGCCTACTACAATATGGGCAACGTCTACGCGGTGCTGACCCAATACGCCGAGGCCATGGCCGCGTATCTTAAAACCGTGGCGATCAACCCCGATCACCAGAACGCTTACGTGAATTTGTCCATTTTGTCTTTTAAGTCCCGCGATTTTCAGGGCGCGCGGCGATATCTGGAAGAAGCGCGGCTTTTGGGGTATAATCCTCCGGAAAGCTATTTAAAATCTTTAGAGCCGTACAAGAATAAAAAGTGA